The genomic interval GCCAATATGTTGCGCTCCAACAGCTTACACGCTCCAGGTATCAGCTAGTTCATCAGGTTACCAAGGAAAAGCAGCACTTCCTTCAACACTTGAGTTTTAAATGCAATACCTTCAAAGAGGAAGTCGATTCTTCCGTTTTTGGGAATGCCATGATGGAACTGTTTTTCGAGAAGTTCAGTCTGGATGAACTTGCGCAAATGCCGGTTGAAGATCTAGCTGATTTTCTACAAGAAAAGGGCAGAAATCGCTTTGGTGACCCGGAATGTGTTGCGAAATCCATTCAGAAAGCCGTTCGTTCTTCTTACCGTCTGGACAAGGTTGTGGAAGACTCTATCGATGTTATTCTTGGTACAACTATCGAAGTCATTCGCACACTCCAAAAACAGATAAAGGAAATTGATAAAGCAATCGAGCGTATCATGGCTGGACTGCCACAAACGCTTGTCACTATCCCAGGCATCGGGCCCGTGTTTACTGCGGGAATCATCGCCGAAATCGGCCAAATTGAGCGATTTGATGATGAAACTAAGATAGCCAAATATGCAGGCCTTTATTGGCGAAAGCACCAATCAGGCCGCTTCACAGCTGACGACACTTCACTTACGCGTAACGGGAATCAGTACCTCAGATATTACCTGGTTGAAGCCGCCAACTCGGTAAGACGGCACGTTCCTGAGTATCAAGCATATTACGCGAAAAAATACAGTGAAGTACCTAAGCATCAACACAAAAGAGCACTCGTCTTAACCGCAAGAAAATTAGTGCGTTTGGTGGATGTGCTACTACGCAATCACCAAATCTACACGCCAAAAAGGAGCGTGAATGCATGAAGCACAAATAGCTTCTAAATCCTTTTACTGATTACCAGTAATTTCCATTTATTTACTGGTCTAGTTTCCTGATGCCTTTTTTCGCAAAATTGAACCTTGACAATCGAATATTTAGTTATTTTCCTCTTGACATATCACCGCAGGTCTTTATGGTATGGTTCATTTATACCACGAAACAATCACATAACACCAATTGCCATTTTTGAAATTTGGCTTTTGAATCGACATGTTTCGACATGGAAATGGCAATTTTCAAGCGTGTTTTTGCATCAATTATCAAAAATAACAGAATAACAGTTGCCAAATTTAAAATTTGGCATTCTGTGTGACAAATTTCGAC from Lentibacillus cibarius carries:
- a CDS encoding IS110 family transposase, translating into MKLFAGLDVSSFDIKICLLDGEGEKVKSFTVSNDLPGASELRDTVLEYLRDQAVDTLKFGLESTSVYSFHPSMFLHHDEALKALGAEVFVMNPKQIANFKKSYSDMDKTDEIDAFVIADYLRFGRLPMSVVKESQYVALQQLTRSRYQLVHQVTKEKQHFLQHLSFKCNTFKEEVDSSVFGNAMMELFFEKFSLDELAQMPVEDLADFLQEKGRNRFGDPECVAKSIQKAVRSSYRLDKVVEDSIDVILGTTIEVIRTLQKQIKEIDKAIERIMAGLPQTLVTIPGIGPVFTAGIIAEIGQIERFDDETKIAKYAGLYWRKHQSGRFTADDTSLTRNGNQYLRYYLVEAANSVRRHVPEYQAYYAKKYSEVPKHQHKRALVLTARKLVRLVDVLLRNHQIYTPKRSVNA